A window of Tachypleus tridentatus isolate NWPU-2018 chromosome 7, ASM421037v1, whole genome shotgun sequence genomic DNA:
TATAACGTGAAAGGAAGTGCAGATACATAAGTACTGGTTAGGCCAGACAAAATAGACTGGcaattcgtgatgatgagaaactcagttgaagtaaaaatatattctcaagacggctggcatattattaaaacttttaattaaaataaaatacagaaaaacgtttcgaccttgttaaatcatcttcaggtttgcaactctctttgttaacttgaagatcacctaagaaggtcgaaacgatgttctgtactttattttaattaaagttttaatatccatatcagctgtcttgagaatatatttaaaccaGATTAGCAGTTttttagctcaagttttcaaaagaatcatacggTTGGGTGGTTATTCATTGCCAACCTATAAGCACAAATTTAGTAAATGTCAAGCAGTTCTTCTAATTTAAGAGCGttagcgtcacgtgatattagcttGAGCAATcatcataaataataatgctAGATACGGCTATACCGTGTGCATGCAGGTgagacaagaaactgttaatctagatttCATGACGTAACTCTataaagttattaacactgttttggAGATGGAAAGCACtactatattttttaaagaatctggttggttctgtaaagtaaaggTCTGTTCTGAATAACAGCATTGCTAATGGGGATTActattgactgtcactttattacttgctgtagtttgttggtgtgtattgacaaaaagtcaCGTTAACTAATGAAAAACACCTTAGTTTGAAAAAAAGGTGTGGCAAAAAAATGATTGAGCTGTGCTTtgagaaatgaaatcaaaattagcaACCAAAGTAGTAGCTACATTTACAGCATAGATAAAAATATCgtagtaaatattcattcatttgttaaCTAGGCTGCGTGTTTTTTTACCCACCATCAAGCACCAAGTTGAACAAAAAAATACGATGTGGTTAACTAATGAAAAAACATTTGCTGTGCTACTCTTAACAACGTTATAAGTGTAGCTGCCAGTTTTGATTCCATTCCTTTAAGTCGAATGCTCACTCCTAATCTTTATTTGGCACCAACCTTCCTCACAACTAAGGTGTTTTTTCATTAGATCTAGCTCTCCTCAACACATCAATTCTTTACCCATTTTCCGATTCAGAATGATAGTTACAGCCACAAACTAGCTCGTGTTTTCCTCGCAATAACCTAATGCAGTACCTACTGTCTAGCAACAACATTGTTCTATATCTAACCCTCACCTTAGATTTTTATTCCACTTTCTATAACTATGCTCTAGGTGACTGTTGTTTGAACAAGAGCCTTCACATCAAAGTTTAATGTGGTATTCACTTTACTAATCTATCCTTTCTAAACGTTCTTCAAAGTATTAAAGTATTTCCtatatatctttatatagaaAGTTCCATAAAGTGTTTGATACAACATTTAAGCCATTATTTGACAAAGTTCTGTGTATGTCTACTTATTTATATTTGTCGAATCTTGCATGTTACCTCATTCGTCCCAGAGAATGACGTAAGGGAATCGGCTTTCGGATTTGACCCATATTATTACTCGCAGGAACCGTTCATGTCTTACCCGTTCGTTGAACGGGTGCGTCAGCTGGTAACCCTTATTTTGAATCACATATTCCGTGATATTAGTTGAAGAGATCAAATTAGTTACAAAAATGTAAATCTGTACTCACTGTTCCCCGAAACCGATCGAATAACTTTCGTAATTTCTTTCATGGCTTAGTGATTATACTGCCTGGGTGCAAACTGGAAGATACTAGGTTTGATCATGAGTTTTACAGAGATATACGTTCTCCACTTTCAGTTATGGTTTCACTATAAAATTGACAGCATGTAGTGGCGAGAGTTATAAATTAAGACAGGCTGTGCCGAGAATTAAACTTATAAATTCCTCTGTGCAACAAATTTAACACATCCTTTTTTCCTCACGAAAAACTTCTAAGGCATTTGGATTTAATAATCCCAGCAGTGGCATTGGATTTATAGATTCCAACCACCCTGTGACCGTGATCatagaaagtttattattatatggtTTGTTGTCCGTTAGTTGCCTTGCTTCTTATTAACGACGTCATCGGCCTTGGTCTTCTCTCTACTCTAAAACCCTCTGGCCATGTGTATCTCCATTCTCCAACGTGAAAACTTTAAAGTCGCTAGAAGACAACATATGACCCTCTagctaaaattaaataatttacgaATGTAACGTATACATTATCACGAGCGGGGCAAAGGGGGATACTATTGTCCCTGAACCTCCCAGTCTAGGAAAGTTTCTTTCCTTTAGAAACGAAATTCCTGCTATGAAATTCTTTTTTCTGTATCACATACTCAAACATATGTCGATTATGTGATAAACACTTTGAAAACTCGCTCATGTACTGTAAGAAAAATCTACGTAATGAGCAACTTATAAAGATATATCATACAAGATGGTCAACATGCGAAGTACATCTCGCCATTAAAGAAACTAACTAACacgattaaaacaaaattttcccgatacatttttaactttgttttacaaagaggtttattttatatagactaaaataaatttatttggatATATTACACGATTACTGCAATGGACAATGATGCAAAACTTTGTACAAATATGCACCAGCGATTTGTGtgtaattatgtaaaaaataattatatcagcCCATAATGTAAACAAGGCCTTGAGAGGGCAATGCCAAATGTTATTTGTAGACGTTAAGAAAATAAATCTGGAATTATGCGACTATGGAAAGAATCACACGAAAAATTCTATATGGATTAAATAAAACCTCAGAAATCTGAACACAACATAATTTGCGTGAAGCCCGTAGAGACATCTTGCGGTGTAAACTCGACCAAGCTGCAATATCAAAAAACAGAAGTTTTAAccaatgaaagtttaaaaaaccGCTTCagaaggaaaacaaattaaacgTGAAATCTGAAACATGTGATACAGCAAAACAATAAAAGTGGAATCTGCACTCGACTCTCCCAGGTCTAACAAAATCGAACTTGTAATTTTGATGTAGTGAATGAACTTGAGTCTTTGACTTGGCCGTTTAGTTCACCTATGACAAATAGATGCCGTTAAGGCTGAATATGACCATACCTATGTTTTAGATATATTCTAACATTTGCAAAAATGTTTTGTGAGGCAACAAAAACAAAGGATAAAGCTCAAATAACACTATGTCAAAAGTTTTACTCTTCCTTGTTCCTGGGCAGTaagtgttattttccaaatgcttatgcctaaagtaaatataaaagacctacttttctcttcgaactttgcttttgtgacctgagtaatgaaattttcaaatttatccattttccagaacattccaggtagattcagtgctgagtagttgaTGAAGAATTTTCGAGAATGttgtagaaaaaataaacttagaattttctagaacattccatagtaatatatatacagaggctcaccactcaccacttcagtttagtttagtaagtgaacacacagacctatctgattttatcagagatggcatcaagaagctaaAAGCATTTTCCAAACGCATtctactatgtatgtggccaatttatcaagacaagagcgaaaaagtactctgttacagcatctgctaaaatgtgtgaagcctacaaggtatgTTTCGGCATGCctatcggggatcaagacaaaccctgggtacctcattttacctgtaagcactgcaaaaaaacaacaacaaaaaaaaacactagaaggtaagacggacaatgtttgcttgcttgaatagtaagattttatattataaaaatttagacctcttaaaatttaattatcttttaatttattttttaatatccaatagtatagaaaaaatatcacatttaaaatattttgcatgaatctctcacacattagttgtgaatgaaataaatgtattcttcataataacaattttattttgctcttttgcaggatggtacagaggtgaaaagagagccatgaagtttgctatttcaagaatttggcgtgaacctaCTGACCACttaagcaattgctacttctgcatggtggacccttccaaacgtcgggctggcaagaatgcatctgctatcatgtatccggaccttccaccATCCATTGCTCCCGTGCCACATTGTCCTGAGATTCCTGTACctactccgccagagagaaagcagctattcTCAGAAGAGAACAGCAActcagaagaagaagaaaaggtaGACGTTgtagatccagattacaatttcagaggtgcagcttgTGAGATAAACCCATAcaaccccaaccaaagagacctcaatgacttgatcagagatcttggtctaacaaagtcgaatgccgagcttttaaTATCAAACAGGTACAATGACCGAATCATAATTGTATGCTAAATTCGTCAAGTTCAGTATTTCGGTGCTGCTCAATCTCGTTAGGATGAGGCccgttatggccaggtggttaaggcactagacttgtaatccgcgggctcgaatctcagtcgcaccaaacatgctcgcccttccaaccgtgggggtgttagaaagtaaaagaatagcccaagagttggcggtgggtggtgatgccttccctctagtcttacactgcaaaattagggacggctagcgcagatagcccttaagtagctttgcacgaaattaaaaaacaacaaacaaaaacaaacaatcacattttttCGCATGTTAGAATAAAGAGCTATTTTTAATACGTTTTCcctaaataattttaagttgaaTTTGAAATATTATCATCAATATATCTTGGGAATGTTTcttaatcataattataatttattatttctcagTAAGTAAGCATTAATGCATAACTAAATAAAGCTGTAATTGAAATACCTCCTATTTCCAATATCATTTTGATGACACTAGTAAACATGGAATTTACCAAAACAAAACGTAATTGAGTCACCTGTTTCAGAATTTACATGATACCTCAATTCTATTATCCTTAGTTGGTGTCTTTTTCAACATTAAACcagtttaaaacaaaacgtaGTTGGGCAACCTATCACATTACGAGATGCCACCTTATACCACCCTTAATAGGTGGTGCCGTTATTTAACGTGgagtatttctaaaataaaacttcaagttaaataaagtaaaagGAAAGAGTTTCATCTCTTAAACCACAACATcgtcaaaatgtttatttcttaacagtcagcttgttttcatttattattatgtcAATGTTGAATTGTCAGATGATAAGAAATATGTTAATCAACTACATATTTACTAAAGTAATAAGTCTACtccaagtatttttattttaagataaagcTTTAATGTATCGTGAAAAGGGGTATTGTTAGCATTattaagcttttgtttgtttgtttgttttgagtttcgtgcaaagaTGCACatgtgctatctgcgctagttgtccttaatttagcagtgataaaccaGAAAGTAGACAGCTAGTTGACACCACCCATCGCCTACTCTTGGGGTATTttcccaacgaataatgggactgaccgtaccTGATAACGCCCCCAAttctgaaagagcaagcatattcgGTGACAGGGAGtcgaacccgctactctcaggttgcgagtcgagggTCCTAGCCACCAGATCATTTGATTTTGATAAACTCTTTGATTTATCACATTTTAACCAACACTTTAAACTGTTCACTTGATTCAGGATATGCACAAAGTTTATCTATGAACAGTGCATCGAATAAGTTAAGTGAAGAAAGGACTAAGCTACAAAAAGAACTGAAGCGACAGAACAGGTTGAATGTAGTCATTACATCATCATATCTGTGGGAACAATTGAATTCTGAGAAATAAGTATGAAAGAAACCGGACTCAAGGACATTACTGTATAATGGTACAAAGATTTTTACAAAACCAGCCACAGTTATTCAGttaaatgtatatgtttttgtacGTATTTAACAGACAGTTTGTACCAAGCTATATTTCTAATAGATAATACATCGGAATGATTATGAAGCACTGATCTCGATACTAAACTTGATTCTGTTTTGGCTAGAGTAACTGTATCGACACTTGACATAAAACAGCAGCCATATTGTTGTTCCCTAAATTATAACCGCGTTAATGGGAAAGATACCCAACTAATGCTTTTTAATTAGTTGAATATTAATGTAGAGAACGTTTTCTTACTTTTTTCACCTACAACGTTTGCAGATTATTTTTTAGCAAGTTGGTACactcatattttttatatgacaattatttaaatactttattaaactgTAAACATGCCTATATTCTTCTGTGCAATCAACTCTGTCCATGAGAACCAGTGAAAACTTCATTCGAAAAAGAAACGATCCAATAATAACAGTACTTACTTGAAAACGTTCATGATTTTGTTACTTCAAACACTTTTCTGTTGTCTGACATACGTTAATTACATTTCCTGATGTCTTTACTAAACCACCTTTAGTTGTCCTGGTTGCAAAATTGATAAGTTTCAAGAAATTTCATCTATTAGGATTTTCACTCTCAATAATCTGtacattgtatattttgtatgtgCCACTTCGGCTACTTACTCAGCCATTTATCCTACAGCTGTTTTCTTATAGGAAGAAATAGGAGTGCAGTTTTGTATATCATCGTAATCATTGACATCCTACATAGGCTTACACACTTTAGAATAATATCTGGATACCACACACGtttaaaacatgtacaaaaccaCTCTATCTTCTGTAAcatgtaaaattaatgtttcttccTGGGGAGTGCATTTTTCTGCTGCTTTTAGTTCATGACTCATTAGT
This region includes:
- the LOC143255711 gene encoding uncharacterized protein LOC143255711 isoform X1 — its product is MKATLITRPQGWYRGEKRAMKFAISRIWREPTDHLSNCYFCMVDPSKRRAGKNASAIMYPDLPPSIAPVPHCPEIPVPTPPERKQLFSEENSNSEEEEKVDVVDPDYNFRGAACEINPYNPNQRDLNDLIRDLGLTKSNAELLISNRYNDRIIIVC
- the LOC143255711 gene encoding uncharacterized protein LOC143255711 isoform X2; the encoded protein is MKFAISRIWREPTDHLSNCYFCMVDPSKRRAGKNASAIMYPDLPPSIAPVPHCPEIPVPTPPERKQLFSEENSNSEEEEKVDVVDPDYNFRGAACEINPYNPNQRDLNDLIRDLGLTKSNAELLISNRYNDRIIIVC